A single genomic interval of Antarcticibacterium arcticum harbors:
- a CDS encoding lipid-A-disaccharide synthase N-terminal domain-containing protein, protein MSNWLIYSIGFLAQLFFAGRLITQWLLSERSKKVETPSLFWKLSLLGSILMFMYGYFREDVAIMLGQVIIYIVYIRNLQLQNKWTGENSFLKFIYIGVPLLIGSYLIFISKLDLSYLVSSENIASWLIWFGILGQVVFNTRFFYQWLYSEKKKESTLPFGFWVLSLAGALLILAYGLLRNDPVLIASHCFGGIVYIRNIFLLKNNTV, encoded by the coding sequence ATGAGCAACTGGCTTATTTACAGTATAGGTTTTCTGGCCCAGCTCTTTTTTGCAGGAAGATTGATCACACAATGGTTACTTTCTGAAAGATCCAAAAAAGTAGAAACCCCTTCGCTCTTCTGGAAGCTTAGCCTATTGGGTTCGATTCTTATGTTCATGTACGGCTACTTTAGAGAAGATGTGGCTATTATGCTGGGACAGGTTATAATCTACATTGTTTATATAAGAAACCTTCAACTGCAGAATAAATGGACGGGAGAAAATTCCTTTTTAAAATTTATCTACATTGGAGTTCCACTACTTATAGGGTCTTACCTCATTTTTATTTCCAAACTCGATCTTAGCTACCTGGTGAGCAGTGAGAACATCGCTTCCTGGTTAATTTGGTTTGGGATCCTTGGCCAGGTAGTTTTTAATACCAGATTTTTTTATCAATGGCTTTATTCTGAAAAGAAGAAGGAATCAACGTTGCCCTTTGGGTTCTGGGTCCTAAGCCTTGCCGGTGCACTTCTAATTCTCGCTTACGGCCTTCTTAGAAATGACCCTGTGTTGATCGCCTCTCACTGTTTCGGGGGAATCGTGTACATAAGAAATATATTCCTGCTGAAAAATAATACCGTTTAG
- a CDS encoding mannosyltransferase: MGNFLRLHKFPLLLVITGLLFYSSFGYSLEREDFVKLITLYTGLFFVSWKLIQLEKVNFWFLASIALLFRLIFIGAQPVLSQDFYRFIWDGKMLLAGWNPYLYLPQELIEQGTAPISKAAELYYGMGKLSAGNYTNYPPLNQLIFALAAFAGKGLLGPVIVMRLVIIAADVGVLYFGKKLLEKLGLPRHRIFWYILNPLVIIELTGNLHFEGVMVFFLVWSLYLLHHKKWILSAILFAASVLLKIISLLFLPLLIGYFIKEKKGVQSPDFKKLFGYYLIVGLTVILGFLPFLSPTFFSSFGASLALWFQKFEFNASFYYLVRWVGFQVKGYNIIETAGKVLPLIVLAILLGLTFFRKNNSTERLISGMLLGISVYFFLATTVHPWYLVTPLLLSIFTRYRFVLIWSFFVMLSYFTYSNPEFQENLWLVAMEYVVVLLWFVREIYVNTNNKKMVVAGK; encoded by the coding sequence ATGGGTAATTTTCTCCGGCTACACAAATTCCCTTTGCTGCTGGTAATTACCGGACTTCTTTTCTACAGTTCTTTTGGATACAGTCTGGAAAGGGAAGATTTTGTAAAATTAATCACGCTTTATACCGGGCTTTTTTTTGTTAGCTGGAAACTTATTCAGCTCGAGAAAGTAAATTTTTGGTTTCTCGCTTCCATTGCCCTCCTCTTCCGGTTGATCTTTATTGGGGCACAGCCTGTGCTTTCCCAGGATTTTTACAGGTTTATCTGGGACGGGAAAATGCTGTTGGCAGGTTGGAACCCTTATTTATATTTACCGCAGGAACTTATTGAGCAGGGCACCGCGCCCATATCAAAGGCAGCTGAATTGTATTATGGAATGGGAAAACTCAGTGCCGGGAATTATACCAATTACCCACCCCTTAACCAATTGATCTTTGCTCTGGCCGCTTTCGCAGGGAAAGGTTTACTGGGGCCGGTGATCGTGATGAGGTTGGTAATTATAGCTGCAGATGTTGGGGTGCTTTACTTTGGAAAAAAATTACTTGAAAAACTCGGACTTCCCCGCCACAGGATCTTCTGGTATATTTTAAACCCGCTGGTGATCATAGAGCTTACCGGCAATCTTCATTTTGAGGGGGTAATGGTGTTCTTTCTCGTGTGGTCCCTGTACCTGTTGCACCATAAGAAATGGATCTTAAGTGCAATTCTTTTTGCCGCATCAGTCCTGCTAAAAATAATTTCACTGTTGTTTTTACCCTTGCTTATTGGCTATTTTATAAAAGAAAAGAAGGGGGTACAATCACCAGATTTTAAAAAATTATTTGGGTATTATTTGATAGTGGGATTAACCGTAATTCTTGGATTCCTGCCTTTTCTATCGCCTACATTTTTCAGCAGTTTTGGAGCCAGTTTAGCGCTTTGGTTTCAGAAATTTGAATTTAACGCCAGCTTTTATTACCTCGTGAGATGGGTGGGCTTTCAGGTAAAAGGCTATAACATCATAGAAACGGCCGGGAAAGTGCTGCCGTTGATTGTTTTGGCCATTTTGCTGGGACTTACCTTCTTCAGAAAAAACAACTCAACAGAGCGGCTTATATCGGGAATGCTTCTGGGGATATCGGTTTATTTTTTTCTCGCAACCACCGTTCATCCCTGGTATTTGGTCACTCCGCTCTTACTATCAATTTTTACCCGCTACAGGTTTGTGCTTATTTGGTCCTTCTTCGTAATGCTGAGCTATTTCACCTATTCCAATCCTGAATTTCAGGAGAATTTATGGCTGGTCGCGATGGAATATGTGGTAGTGCTGCTGTGGTTTGTAAGGGAGATCTATGTTAACACCAATAATAAGAAAATGGTTGTCGCCGGAAAGTAA
- a CDS encoding MutS-related protein: protein MTPQEFYKKEKENQNFLLQEANKRLNISSFIRLVVFLLSAYGIYYFIDEFRIVAVIALLGIAIFLFLVSRHTDLKYKRDKIQKLVNLYETELLVLKGEFSHLPSGEEFKDPKHPFSQDIDLFGEGSFFQYLNRTALRGGTLKLANFLSENSITDIEKKQAAIKELIGMVKWRQEFTAIAGLVKTETPSKQVLSWFKGYMKFIPSYMRWLPWVFSAISLLAVLGYAFDYLTGLQLFLWFLVGILYTGVYFKKVNMLSGSVNKVQDTFHQYHQLLALIEKTEFSSEILKNKRSLIASASGNSSKLSKKFSRAIDSLEQRNNFLVGGLLNGFMLWDLRQSYKLEKWIIENRQHVKNWFEVIEFIDAYNSFGNFGFNHPDYIFPEITTSGPVISATELSHPLLDPRKRVSNDLEIGNEQFFIITGANMAGKSTFLRTVSLQIVMSNVGLPVCATSCEYFPIKLITSMRTTDSLTDDASYFLSELKRLQYIVEAIKTDKYFIILDEILKGTNSTDKAIGSRKFIQKLVKSKSTGIIATHDLSLCEVSEELPQVENHYFDAEIINDELHFDYKFKEGICQNMNASFLLKKMNIVD from the coding sequence ATGACGCCACAGGAATTTTATAAAAAAGAGAAAGAAAACCAGAATTTCCTGTTGCAGGAAGCCAATAAGCGCCTTAATATTTCCAGTTTTATACGGCTTGTTGTTTTCCTTTTAAGCGCGTACGGGATCTATTATTTTATTGATGAATTTAGAATAGTTGCCGTTATCGCATTGCTGGGTATTGCAATATTTTTATTTCTCGTTTCCCGGCATACAGATCTTAAATACAAGCGGGACAAGATCCAAAAGCTTGTTAATCTTTATGAGACGGAGCTCTTGGTGTTGAAGGGTGAGTTTTCACACCTTCCGTCCGGGGAAGAATTCAAAGATCCAAAACATCCTTTTAGCCAGGATATTGATCTTTTTGGAGAAGGCTCTTTCTTTCAGTATTTGAACCGAACCGCCCTGCGAGGAGGGACTTTAAAACTAGCTAATTTTTTATCTGAGAATTCCATAACAGATATTGAAAAAAAACAGGCAGCTATAAAGGAACTTATTGGAATGGTGAAATGGCGGCAGGAGTTTACTGCCATTGCGGGATTAGTTAAAACCGAAACTCCCTCAAAACAGGTGCTCTCCTGGTTTAAAGGGTATATGAAGTTTATTCCATCTTATATGAGATGGTTGCCCTGGGTCTTTTCAGCAATATCTCTGCTTGCCGTTCTTGGCTATGCATTTGATTATTTAACCGGGCTTCAGTTATTTCTATGGTTCCTGGTAGGGATTTTATATACCGGGGTGTATTTTAAAAAGGTAAATATGCTTTCCGGCAGTGTTAACAAGGTGCAGGATACCTTTCACCAATACCACCAACTGCTTGCCCTTATTGAAAAAACTGAATTTTCTTCTGAAATTTTAAAGAATAAAAGATCTCTAATAGCTTCGGCTTCCGGAAATTCCTCTAAGCTCTCAAAAAAATTCTCCAGGGCTATTGATTCCCTGGAACAGCGAAATAATTTTTTGGTGGGGGGGTTGCTAAACGGGTTTATGCTGTGGGATCTCCGGCAGTCCTATAAACTCGAAAAATGGATCATTGAAAACAGGCAGCACGTGAAGAATTGGTTTGAAGTGATAGAATTCATTGATGCGTATAACAGCTTTGGAAATTTTGGTTTCAATCATCCAGATTATATTTTCCCGGAGATCACGACTTCAGGTCCGGTTATAAGTGCAACAGAGCTTTCACACCCGCTGCTGGATCCCCGGAAAAGGGTTTCCAATGATCTGGAAATAGGGAATGAGCAGTTCTTCATTATTACGGGTGCAAATATGGCGGGGAAAAGCACCTTCTTACGTACGGTTTCCCTCCAAATTGTAATGTCCAATGTAGGTTTACCGGTTTGCGCTACTTCTTGTGAATATTTTCCAATAAAGCTTATCACCAGTATGCGAACTACAGATTCGCTTACAGATGATGCCTCTTATTTCCTTTCTGAATTAAAGCGCCTTCAATATATTGTTGAAGCCATCAAGACAGATAAATACTTCATTATTCTTGATGAGATCCTGAAGGGTACTAACAGTACAGATAAGGCAATTGGCTCGCGGAAATTTATTCAAAAACTTGTAAAATCAAAGTCCACCGGGATCATTGCAACCCACGATCTCAGCCTTTGTGAGGTTTCCGAAGAACTACCGCAGGTGGAAAATCACTATTTTGATGCCGAGATCATTAATGATGAACTTCATTTTGATTATAAATTCAAAGAAGGGATCTGCCAAAATATGAATGCCTCCTTCCTGCTGAAGAAAATGAATATTGTCGATTAA
- a CDS encoding MmcQ/YjbR family DNA-binding protein produces MNIETFRDYCLEKKGVTEGLPFGPDDLVLKVMGKMFTIASLDEVPLRVNLKCDPEKAISLREEYPDNIFPGYHMNKKLWNTLILDGRLSNSFIFELIDHSYDLVVLGLTKKLQKELQDL; encoded by the coding sequence ATGAATATTGAAACATTCAGGGATTACTGTCTTGAAAAAAAGGGAGTAACCGAAGGCCTTCCCTTTGGACCAGATGATCTCGTTTTAAAAGTAATGGGGAAGATGTTTACTATAGCAAGTCTTGATGAGGTGCCACTACGGGTGAACCTTAAATGCGATCCCGAAAAGGCGATCTCACTTAGAGAAGAATATCCCGATAATATATTTCCCGGGTATCATATGAATAAGAAACTCTGGAATACACTAATTCTGGATGGCCGCTTATCCAATTCCTTTATCTTTGAACTTATAGATCATTCTTATGACTTGGTAGTATTGGGTTTGACTAAAAAATTGCAAAAAGAACTTCAGGATCTTTGA
- a CDS encoding DUF4230 domain-containing protein: MEYLFIGLAAGAILAYFIFARFNKHRSRERADEQSVILMDKIKSVCKFISVEGDFSEIYHYENLKEKYVSLLLGKKKAIVLITARAHVGFDLSKIRMSSDNQNKKIFLTNFPEPELLTVETDFKYYDKREGWANPFTTSDLTDINRDAKKHIVDKIPQSGLLEKARNEAFSTVLLIEKIVETIGWKLDYSALETDVKDQPKLH; encoded by the coding sequence ATGGAATATCTTTTTATAGGACTTGCGGCAGGCGCAATCCTGGCTTATTTTATTTTTGCACGTTTTAATAAACATCGCAGCAGGGAGCGGGCAGATGAGCAATCTGTGATCCTGATGGATAAGATAAAAAGCGTTTGTAAATTTATAAGCGTAGAGGGAGATTTCTCTGAGATCTACCATTATGAGAATCTCAAGGAGAAATATGTGAGTTTGCTTTTGGGAAAGAAAAAAGCCATAGTGCTTATCACGGCGCGCGCCCACGTTGGTTTTGACCTTAGTAAAATAAGGATGTCCAGCGATAACCAGAATAAAAAGATCTTTCTCACCAATTTTCCCGAGCCCGAACTGCTTACAGTAGAAACAGATTTTAAATATTATGACAAGAGGGAAGGTTGGGCAAATCCTTTTACAACCTCAGATCTGACTGATATAAACCGCGATGCCAAAAAACATATTGTTGATAAGATCCCCCAAAGCGGCCTTCTGGAAAAAGCCAGGAATGAAGCATTTTCTACCGTTTTGCTTATTGAAAAGATCGTAGAAACCATAGGTTGGAAACTGGATTATTCTGCTTTGGAAACAGATGTTAAGGACCAGCCTAAATTGCACTAA
- the leuS gene encoding leucine--tRNA ligase, with protein sequence MSYHFNEIEAKWQKYWAGNQTFKASNSSDKEKFYVLDMFPYPSGAGLHVGHPLGYIASDIYARYKRHKGFNVLHPQGYDSFGLPAEQYAIQTGQHPALTTQENITRYREQLDKIGFSFDWSREVRTSEPDYYKWTQWIFIQLFDSWYDIAADKARPISELTAIFSAEGNPTVKAACDDEIPAFSASDWNSYSSEEQQKILLKYRLTYLAETEVNWCPQLGTVLANDEIVNGVSERGGYPVVRKKMTQWSMRISAYAERLRADLDKIDWTESLKESQRNWIGKSVGAHVKFKIQNSKFNIGVFTTRPDTIFGVTFMTLAPEHDLVAKITTDEQREEVEAYVKASAKRSERERMADVKTITGVFTGAYAEHPFTKEPVPIWIGDYVLAGYGTGAVMAVPCGDQRDYDFAKHFNIPIKNIFENVDISEEAFSGKEGCIIANSDFLSGLPYKEALAKAIEELEKIGLGSGKTNYRLRDAVFSRQRYWGEPFPVYYVNGLPQMIDKEHLPLRLPDVEKYLPTEEGEPPLGRAEKWYWDNEKKEVVSKEEFESSPNGGGGGLELNTMPGWAGSSWYWFRYMDAHNKEEFVSKEAQEYWENVDLYIGGSEHATGHLLYSRFWTKFLYDRGFVSVEEPFKKLINQGMILGQSAFVYRIEGENTLVSKNLTDGKKVQPVHADVSLVNFSDELDIEAFKKWRPEFENAQFIMENGAFIVGREVEKMSKSKYNVVNPDEICEQYGADTLRMYEMFLGPLEQAKPWNTAGITGVHSFLKKFWKLYHSGPNGSFHVSDFATSQGLGEPLKTLHKTIKKVTEDIEAFSFNTSVSTFMICVNELMAQKCDNREILEPLVILLAPYAPHIAEELWQKLGHTESVSTAAYPVFEEKYLVESTKLYPVSFNGKMRFTIELSLELNKDEIEKAVMQDERTQKQLEGRAPKKVIIVPGKIVNIVG encoded by the coding sequence ATGAGTTACCATTTTAACGAGATTGAAGCAAAGTGGCAAAAATACTGGGCCGGTAATCAAACTTTTAAAGCCTCCAATTCTTCCGATAAGGAGAAATTTTATGTGCTGGATATGTTCCCGTATCCTTCCGGCGCAGGATTGCACGTAGGGCATCCCCTGGGATATATAGCCAGTGATATCTATGCGCGCTACAAAAGGCACAAGGGTTTTAATGTTTTACACCCACAGGGATATGATAGTTTTGGGTTGCCTGCAGAGCAATATGCCATACAAACCGGGCAGCATCCTGCACTTACTACCCAGGAAAATATTACCCGCTACCGGGAACAGCTCGATAAAATAGGTTTCTCATTTGACTGGAGCCGTGAGGTGCGCACCAGCGAACCAGATTATTATAAGTGGACCCAGTGGATCTTCATTCAGCTGTTTGATTCCTGGTATGATATCGCGGCCGATAAAGCCCGGCCAATTTCAGAGTTAACCGCGATTTTTTCTGCGGAAGGGAATCCTACCGTGAAAGCTGCGTGCGATGATGAAATTCCGGCTTTTTCAGCAAGTGACTGGAATTCTTATTCTTCAGAAGAGCAACAAAAAATATTATTAAAATACAGGCTCACATATTTGGCTGAAACTGAAGTGAACTGGTGCCCGCAGCTGGGCACTGTGCTTGCTAATGATGAAATTGTGAACGGGGTGTCAGAACGCGGCGGGTATCCCGTGGTGCGAAAGAAAATGACACAATGGAGCATGCGCATCTCTGCCTATGCCGAGCGACTACGGGCAGACCTCGACAAAATTGACTGGACCGAAAGTTTAAAAGAGAGTCAGCGCAACTGGATTGGGAAGTCGGTAGGAGCTCATGTAAAATTTAAAATTCAAAATTCAAAATTCAACATTGGTGTTTTTACAACAAGACCCGACACTATATTCGGAGTTACGTTCATGACCCTGGCACCGGAGCATGATCTTGTTGCAAAGATCACTACAGATGAGCAACGTGAGGAAGTGGAGGCTTATGTGAAAGCAAGCGCAAAGCGCAGTGAGCGGGAACGAATGGCCGATGTTAAGACCATTACCGGGGTTTTCACCGGTGCCTATGCCGAGCATCCTTTTACAAAAGAACCGGTGCCCATTTGGATTGGAGATTACGTGCTTGCCGGTTACGGTACGGGTGCTGTTATGGCTGTTCCCTGTGGTGACCAGCGGGATTATGATTTTGCAAAACACTTCAATATTCCTATTAAGAACATTTTTGAAAATGTAGATATTTCGGAAGAGGCATTTTCAGGCAAGGAAGGTTGCATAATAGCAAATTCCGATTTCTTAAGCGGACTTCCCTACAAGGAGGCACTGGCCAAAGCAATTGAGGAACTTGAAAAAATTGGTTTAGGAAGTGGAAAGACCAACTATCGCCTTCGCGATGCGGTTTTCTCCCGCCAGCGTTACTGGGGAGAACCATTTCCCGTTTATTATGTGAACGGACTTCCGCAAATGATAGATAAAGAACATTTACCCCTACGCTTACCCGACGTAGAAAAATACCTTCCTACTGAAGAAGGGGAACCGCCTCTTGGAAGGGCAGAAAAATGGTATTGGGATAATGAAAAGAAGGAGGTAGTTTCTAAAGAGGAATTTGAAAGTTCCCCCAATGGGGGCGGAGGGGGCCTTGAACTCAACACCATGCCCGGCTGGGCCGGGAGTTCCTGGTACTGGTTCAGGTACATGGATGCACATAACAAAGAGGAATTTGTATCTAAGGAAGCACAGGAATACTGGGAAAATGTAGACCTGTACATTGGAGGAAGTGAGCATGCTACCGGGCATTTATTATATTCAAGATTCTGGACAAAATTTCTGTACGATCGTGGTTTTGTATCTGTAGAAGAGCCTTTCAAAAAACTGATCAACCAGGGGATGATCCTGGGACAAAGTGCTTTTGTGTACAGGATTGAAGGGGAAAACACCTTGGTTTCAAAAAATTTGACCGATGGAAAGAAGGTGCAACCTGTTCATGCAGATGTTTCCCTTGTAAACTTTTCAGATGAACTGGATATTGAAGCCTTCAAAAAATGGCGTCCTGAATTTGAGAATGCTCAATTCATAATGGAAAACGGAGCTTTCATCGTAGGCCGCGAAGTGGAAAAAATGTCCAAGTCCAAATACAATGTGGTAAATCCAGATGAGATCTGTGAGCAATACGGTGCAGATACTTTGCGAATGTATGAGATGTTCCTTGGTCCGCTGGAACAGGCAAAACCATGGAATACCGCCGGGATCACCGGGGTACACAGTTTCCTTAAAAAATTCTGGAAACTTTACCATTCCGGGCCAAACGGATCTTTCCATGTTAGCGATTTCGCTACCTCTCAGGGTCTGGGAGAACCATTAAAAACCTTACACAAAACCATCAAAAAAGTAACTGAAGATATTGAGGCTTTCAGCTTTAATACCTCTGTTTCCACCTTCATGATTTGTGTGAATGAATTAATGGCCCAAAAATGTGATAACCGGGAGATCCTGGAGCCGTTGGTAATATTATTAGCGCCTTACGCCCCGCATATCGCCGAGGAGTTATGGCAAAAACTGGGACATACAGAATCTGTATCTACCGCTGCCTATCCTGTTTTTGAAGAGAAATACCTTGTGGAGAGCACCAAACTTTATCCGGTTTCATTTAACGGTAAAATGCGGTTCACAATAGAGTTGTCTCTTGAGCTGAACAAAGATGAGATCGAAAAAGCGGTGATGCAGGATGAGCGCACTCAAAAACAACTGGAAGGCCGTGCCCCTAAAAAGGTGATCATTGTTCCGGGAAAGATTGTAAACATCGTGGGTTAA
- a CDS encoding cell division protein FtsX: protein MSTSFEKYQKRRLISSYFSVVISIGLVLFLLGLLGLLVLNTKKVADHFKEQIAMTVYLKDTAKEVEIEQLKKSLAMAEYTKTSTFISKEDAAEAHSKEIGEDFMEFLGYNPLQNSIDLYMKADYVSPEQIDEIAEDLTSKNFVEEVVYDKPLIALLNDNVKKISFWVLVISGIFTFIAVLLINSSIRLAVYSKRFIIKTMQMVGATKRFIRFPFILKSVKLGVIGAVLALIGMGIVLYYLNKSFPELELLADVKILFALFFGILLMGIFITWASTFFATSRFLNLKTDELYY, encoded by the coding sequence ATGAGTACATCTTTTGAAAAGTATCAAAAACGCCGCCTGATCTCGTCCTATTTTTCGGTTGTTATTAGCATAGGCCTGGTGCTTTTTTTATTGGGACTTCTGGGTCTTTTGGTATTGAACACCAAAAAAGTGGCCGATCATTTTAAGGAACAGATCGCGATGACCGTGTATCTTAAAGACACTGCCAAGGAAGTGGAAATTGAACAGCTTAAGAAAAGCCTGGCAATGGCCGAATATACCAAAACCAGTACTTTCATTTCCAAGGAAGATGCTGCAGAAGCACACAGCAAGGAAATTGGCGAGGATTTCATGGAGTTTCTGGGGTACAATCCGCTGCAGAATTCCATTGACCTTTACATGAAAGCCGATTATGTTTCCCCGGAACAAATTGATGAAATTGCCGAAGATCTTACTTCTAAAAATTTTGTTGAAGAGGTGGTATATGATAAACCCCTTATCGCCTTGCTTAATGATAATGTGAAAAAAATAAGTTTTTGGGTCCTGGTGATAAGCGGGATTTTCACCTTTATTGCGGTGTTGTTAATTAACAGCTCTATTCGCCTTGCCGTTTACTCCAAGAGGTTTATTATAAAAACTATGCAAATGGTGGGAGCCACAAAGCGCTTTATAAGATTCCCGTTTATATTGAAAAGCGTAAAACTTGGGGTGATTGGGGCCGTTCTCGCCCTTATAGGCATGGGCATTGTGCTTTACTACCTCAACAAAAGTTTCCCTGAACTGGAATTACTGGCAGATGTTAAAATTCTATTCGCGCTCTTCTTCGGGATTCTTTTAATGGGAATTTTTATTACCTGGGCAAGCACCTTCTTTGCAACTTCCAGATTCCTGAACCTAAAAACAGATGAACTTTATTATTAA
- a CDS encoding DUF3098 domain-containing protein, which translates to MNKNKKPLHKQDLNFVFGKRNYTFMFIGLAVIALGFLLMAGGGSDDPNVFNEEIYNFRRIRLAPALVLIGFGIQVYAILVNPTKDK; encoded by the coding sequence ATGAACAAGAACAAGAAACCATTACACAAGCAGGACCTCAATTTCGTCTTCGGAAAAAGAAATTACACCTTCATGTTCATTGGCCTTGCAGTTATTGCCCTTGGTTTTTTATTAATGGCCGGTGGCGGTAGTGATGATCCAAATGTATTTAACGAAGAGATCTACAATTTTAGAAGAATACGTCTTGCCCCCGCATTAGTGCTAATTGGATTTGGAATACAGGTCTACGCCATCCTGGTTAACCCCACAAAAGATAAATAA
- a CDS encoding undecaprenyl-diphosphate phosphatase translates to MNEIDAAILGIVQGLTEFLPVSSSGHLELGKAILGDNSIPSESLMFTVVLHAATALSTIVVFRKDIWEILSGLFQFKWNEETKFSLKIIFSMIPAVIIGLFFEEELEKLFGGNILLVGFMLLITALLLWLADKAKDTQKPVSYKNAFVIGVAQAIAMLPGISRSGATISTSVLLGNDKSKAARFSFLMVVPLILGKIAKDILSGDLAESTTETSILIIGFLAAFIAGIAACTWMIQLVKKSKLSYFAIYCFVAGVLAIIFGYYNQ, encoded by the coding sequence TTGAACGAAATTGATGCAGCGATCCTGGGTATAGTTCAGGGTCTTACCGAATTTTTACCTGTTTCATCCAGCGGTCATTTGGAACTTGGAAAAGCAATTTTAGGAGATAACAGTATACCAAGCGAATCCCTTATGTTCACAGTGGTATTACATGCTGCTACGGCCCTTAGCACTATTGTGGTTTTTAGAAAAGATATCTGGGAGATCCTTTCCGGCCTCTTTCAATTTAAATGGAATGAGGAAACCAAATTTTCACTGAAGATCATATTTTCAATGATCCCTGCAGTTATAATAGGTTTATTCTTTGAAGAAGAACTGGAAAAGCTCTTTGGAGGTAATATTTTGTTGGTGGGCTTTATGCTCCTTATTACAGCATTGCTTTTATGGCTGGCAGATAAGGCAAAAGATACCCAAAAACCGGTGAGTTATAAAAATGCATTCGTAATAGGGGTGGCGCAAGCAATTGCAATGCTTCCCGGGATATCACGAAGTGGCGCGACCATTTCAACTTCGGTATTATTAGGCAATGATAAAAGCAAGGCGGCAAGGTTTTCATTTTTAATGGTGGTACCATTGATCCTGGGGAAAATTGCGAAAGATATTTTAAGCGGGGACCTCGCGGAAAGCACCACAGAAACTTCCATCCTGATCATAGGATTCCTGGCGGCCTTTATCGCAGGAATAGCTGCCTGTACCTGGATGATACAACTGGTAAAAAAGAGCAAGCTGTCCTATTTTGCTATTTACTGTTTCGTGGCGGGTGTCCTGGCTATAATCTTTGGATATTACAATCAATAA
- the truB gene encoding tRNA pseudouridine(55) synthase TruB gives MEHKIYTPEDFKEGQILLFDKPLGWTSFQLVNKVRWLIRKSCHIKKIKVGHAGTLDPLASGLLLICTGKFTKKIEELQGQVKEYTGTFTLGATTPSYDMETEVNETFETEHISEEDIIGATFEFIGVIDQVPPVFSALKKDGKRMYEYARNGEAIEIPSRKVEITEFEITEVRFPEVDFRVVCSKGTYIRSLANDFGKTLGTGAYLSSLRRTKIGGFLVEDALDVTGFENLLP, from the coding sequence ATGGAACATAAAATTTATACTCCGGAAGATTTTAAGGAAGGGCAAATCCTTTTATTTGACAAGCCACTTGGCTGGACATCATTTCAACTGGTAAACAAAGTGCGTTGGCTTATAAGAAAAAGCTGCCACATTAAAAAGATCAAAGTAGGCCACGCAGGCACACTGGACCCTCTGGCATCTGGACTGCTTCTTATTTGTACAGGGAAATTCACGAAGAAAATTGAGGAATTACAAGGGCAGGTAAAAGAATATACTGGCACCTTCACTTTGGGTGCCACAACCCCTTCTTATGATATGGAGACAGAGGTAAATGAAACCTTTGAAACCGAACATATTTCAGAAGAAGATATTATTGGGGCAACCTTTGAATTTATTGGGGTAATAGATCAGGTTCCTCCGGTTTTTTCAGCTTTGAAAAAGGATGGCAAACGAATGTATGAGTACGCCCGAAATGGAGAAGCCATCGAGATCCCCTCCCGTAAAGTTGAAATAACGGAATTTGAGATCACAGAAGTGCGATTTCCTGAGGTAGATTTTAGAGTGGTGTGCAGCAAAGGAACTTATATAAGGAGTCTGGCAAATGACTTTGGAAAAACCCTGGGTACCGGTGCCTATCTCTCTTCCCTTCGCAGAACCAAAATTGGCGGGTTTCTTGTAGAAGATGCTTTGGATGTAACAGGTTTTGAAAATTTGTTACCTTAA